From one Malus sylvestris chromosome 1, drMalSylv7.2, whole genome shotgun sequence genomic stretch:
- the LOC126625693 gene encoding nucleoside diphosphate kinase 2, chloroplastic-like isoform X1 produces the protein MDEQGTSYCPPPPPTLSTCSNLTSAHRNSNLRTSHHQLSAFPSNLHLFSYFAARSHAKTLAKPRIFLPHLVASLEQVDETDIMVKPDGVQRGLEPSSFSLKFFQCPQDLAEVQRSSHSLHKKNLRQVEHRKMAFSGNLSCPVTMQKLHDPSMDEL, from the exons ATGGATGAACAAGGCACAAGTTattgtcccccccccccccccacccttTCCACCTGTAGCAACTTAACCTCCGCCCACCGCAACTCTAACCTACGCACCAGCCATCACCAACTATCTGCATTCCCTTCGAACCTCCATCTTTTCTCATATTTCGCAGCTCGTTCCCATGCCAAAACCCTCGCCAAACCTCGAATCTTTCTTCCCCATTTGGTTGCTTCACTG GAACAAGTTGATGAGACGGACATAATGGTGAAGCCTGATGGAGTTCAACGTGGCCTC GAGCCAAGCAGTTTCAGCTTGAAGTTCTTCCAGTGCCCCCAAGACTTAGCAGAGGTTCAAAGATCCAGTCACTCTCTGCACAAGAAAAACCTACGACAAGTAGAGCATCGAAAAATGGCTTTCTCAGGTAATCTCTCATGTCCTGTCACAATGCAAAAGCTTCACGATCCATCCATG GATGAACTGTAG
- the LOC126625693 gene encoding nucleoside diphosphate kinase 2, chloroplastic-like isoform X2 produces MDEQGTSYCPPPPPTLSTCSNLTSAHRNSNLRTSHHQLSAFPSNLHLFSYFAARSHAKTLAKPRIFLPHLVASLEQVDETDIMVKPDGVQRGLEPSSFSLKFFQCPQDLAEVQRSSHSLHKKNLRQVEHRKMAFSG; encoded by the exons ATGGATGAACAAGGCACAAGTTattgtcccccccccccccccacccttTCCACCTGTAGCAACTTAACCTCCGCCCACCGCAACTCTAACCTACGCACCAGCCATCACCAACTATCTGCATTCCCTTCGAACCTCCATCTTTTCTCATATTTCGCAGCTCGTTCCCATGCCAAAACCCTCGCCAAACCTCGAATCTTTCTTCCCCATTTGGTTGCTTCACTG GAACAAGTTGATGAGACGGACATAATGGTGAAGCCTGATGGAGTTCAACGTGGCCTC GAGCCAAGCAGTTTCAGCTTGAAGTTCTTCCAGTGCCCCCAAGACTTAGCAGAGGTTCAAAGATCCAGTCACTCTCTGCACAAGAAAAACCTACGACAAGTAGAGCATCGAAAAATGGCTTTCTCAG GATGA